The proteins below are encoded in one region of Saccopteryx leptura isolate mSacLep1 chromosome 1, mSacLep1_pri_phased_curated, whole genome shotgun sequence:
- the PCNX3 gene encoding pecanex-like protein 3 isoform X1 has product MGSQVLQILRQGVWASLTGGWFFDPHQSTFSNCFHLYVWIFLLTFPFLLYMVLPPSLMVAGVYCLVVAVIFTTIKTVNYRLHAMFDQGEIVEKRNSTMGEQEEEPAQGDGNLLRDPGVEMTVFRKVSSTPPVRCSSQHSLFGFNQVSELLPRMEDSGPFRGRWLLLRAEGGGVEWDGTQFPLGPAEDAFGAVIADIKELVREQGSNNVIVTSADREMLRLSSQEKLIGDLPQTPPGAAPDPSLPSTDSSERSPPAGDGAPWSGSSVADTPMSPLLKGSLSQELSKSFLTLTRPDRALVRTSSRREQCRGVGGYQPLDRRGSGEPVPQKAGSSDSCFSGTDRETLSSFKSEKTNSTHLDSPPGGQAAEGSDTDPPSEAELPASPDAGVPSDDTLRSFDTVIGAGTPPGPAEPLLVVRPKDLALLQPSKRRPPMRRHSPPGRAPRRPLLEGGGFFEDEDTSEGSELSPASSLRSQRRYSTDSSSSSCYSPESSQGAAGGPRKRRAPHGAEEGTAVPPKRPYGTQRTPSTASAKTHARVLSMDGAGGDVLRAPLAGSKAELEAQAGVELAAGEPTVLSAEARRGLAANQPGWRGELQEEGAVGGAAEETGKRDHSSNVRRTQAIRRRHNAGSNPTPPASVMGSPPSSLHESQRGRAASHSRALTLPSALHFASSLLLTRAGANVHEACTFDDTSEGAVHYFYDESGVRRSYTFGLAGGGYENPVGQQGEQAANGAWDRHSHSSSFHSADVPEVAGGLNLLQPRPVVLQGMQVRRVPLEIPEFDLLDQDSLHESQEQTLMEEAPPRAQHSYKYWLLPGRWTSVRYERLALLALLDRTRGLLENVLGVGLSSLVAFLGYLLLLKGFFTDIWVFQFCLVIASCQYSLLKSVQPDAASPMHGHNWVIAYSRPVYFCICCLLIWLLDALGSAQPFPPISLYGLTLFSASFFFCARDVATVFTLCFPFVFLLGLLPQVNTCLMYLLEQIDMHGFGGTAATSPLTAVFSLSRSLLAAALLYGFCLGAIKAPWPEQHVPVLFSVFCGLLVALSYHLSRQSSDPTVLWSLIRSKLFPELEERSLETARAEPPDPLPEKMRQSVREVLHSDLVMCVVIAVLTFAISASTVFIALKSVLGFVLYALAGAVGFFTHYLLPQLRKQLPWFCLSQPVLRPLEYSQYEVRGAAQVMWFEKLYAGLQCVERYLIYPAVVLNALTVDAHTVVSHPDKFCLYCRALLMTVAGLKLLRSAFCCPPQQYLTLAFTVLLFHFDYPRLSQGFLLDYFLMSLLCSKLWDLLYKLRFVLTYIAPWQITWGSAFHAFAQPFAVPHSAMLFIQALLSALFSTPLNPLLGSAVFIMSYARPLKFWERDYNTKRVDHSNTRLVTQLDRNPGADDNNLNSIFYEHLTRSLQHTLCGDLVLGRWGNYGPGDCFVLASDYLNALVHLIEVGNGLVTFQLRGLEFRGTYCQQREVEAITEGVEEDEGCCCCEPGHLPRVLSFNAAFGQRWLAWEVTASKYVLEGYSISDNNAASMLQVFDLRKILITYYVKSIIYYVSRSPKLEAWLSHEGISGALQPVRAPGYADSDPTFSLSVDEDYDLRLSGLSLPSFCAVHLEWIQYCASRRSQPVDQDWNSPLVTLCFGLCVLGRRALGTASHSMSASLEPFLYGLHALFKGDFRITSPRDEWVFADMDLLHRVVAPGVRMALKLHQDHFTSPDEYEEPAALYDAIAANEERLVISHEGDPAWRSAILSNTPSLLALRHVLDDASDEYKIIMLNRRHLSFRVIKVNRECVRGLWAGQQQELVFLRNRNPERGSIQNAKQALRNMINSSCDQPLGYPIYVSPLTTSLAGSHPQLRALWGGPISLGAIARWLLHSWERLHKGCGAGCNSGGNVDDSDCGGGGGLTSLNNNPPLAHATPENTAGSGDQSLPPGTGWGPRPSLSSSGDGRPPSLPQWPPPRLPGLPPASPASAEGPRPSRAPGPGLLCSEGPSGKWSLGGRKGLGGSEGEPASGSPKGGTPKSQVPLDLSLSLDISTNTSAPRAAQDTPGLDSSAPESDTPTEAPGDWPAPAEERESPAAQPLLDHQY; this is encoded by the exons ATGGGGTCGCAGGTGTTACAGATCCTGCGCCAGGGGGTGTGGGCCTCGCTCACCGGCGGTTGGTTCTTCGACCCACACCAGAGCACCTTCTCCAACTGCTTCCACCTTTATGTCTGGATCTTCCTGCTCACCTTTCCCTTCTTGCTGTACATG GTCCTGCCCCCCAGCCTGATGGTGGCGGGCGTGTACTGCCTTGTGGTGGCTGTTATCTTTACTACTATCAAGACTGTGAACTATCGGCTGCATGCCATGTTCGACCAGGGCGAGATCGTGGAGAAGCGCAACTCTACCATGGGCGAGCAGGAGGAAGAGCCTGCCCAGGGGGACGGCAATCTGCTCAG GGACCCTGGAGTGGAGATGACAGTGTTTCGGAAAGTGAGTTCCACCCCCCCAGTACGTTGTAGCTCCCAGCATTCCTTGTTTGGCTTCAACCAGGTCTCG GAGTTGCTGCCCCGGATGGAGGACTCTGGGCCTTTCAGAGGTAGGTGGCTGCTGCTCAGGGCTGAAGGAGGTGGTGTGGAGTGGGATGGCACGCAGTTCCCCTTGGGTCCTGCTGAGGATGCCTTCGGGGCTGTGATTGCAGACATCAAGGAGCTGGTGCGGGAGCAGGGCAGCAACAACGTGATCGTGACCTCGGCTGATCGAGAGATGCTCAGGCTGAGCTCACAGGAGAAACTGA TTGGAGACCTTCCGCAGACGCCTCCAGGGGCTGCCCCAGACCCCTCTCTCCCCAGCACAGACTCTTCAGAACGTTCTCCTCCGGCTGGAGATGGAGCCCCATGGAGCGGGAGCAGTGTTGCTGACACTCCTATGAGCCCCCTGCTGAAGGGGAGCCTCAGCCAGGAGCTGAGCAAGAGCTTCTTGACCTTGACCCGCCCTGACCGGGCCTTGGTGAGAACCAGCAGTCGACGGGAACAGTGCCGAGGAGTGGGTGGCTACCAGCCCCTGGACCGACGGGGCTCAGGGGAGCCCGTGCCCCAGAAAGCCGGCTCCTCAGATTCCTGCTTTAGTGGCACTGACAGGGAGACGTTGAGCAGCTTCAAGAGTGAGAAGACCAACTCAACCCACCTGGAcagcccccctggtgggcaggctgcTGAAGGCAGTGACACAGACCCACCCTCTGAGGCTGAGCTGCCAGCATCACCAGATGCTGGAGTCCCTTCAGATGACACACTGCGTTCTTTTGACACAGTTATAGGAGCAGGGACGCCCCCAGGCCCTGCTGAGCCACTCCTGGTTGTGCGGCCCAAGGACTTGGCCCTGCTTCAGCCTAGCAAACGGCGGCCGCCCATGCGGAGACACTCGCCCCCTGGTCGTGCCCCTCGGCGGCCCCTGCTGGAAGGCGGGGGCTTCTTTGAGGATGAAGACACCAGCGAGGGCAGTGAACTGAGCCCAGCCTCCAGCCTCCGATCCCAGCGCCGCTATAGTACTGACAGCTCCtcttcttcctgctactcccctgAGAGCTCCCAGGGTGCAGCAGGGGGTCCTCGGAAGAGAAGAGCCCCCCATGGGGCTGAGGAAGGGACTGCTGTGCCCCCCAAGCGGCCCTATGGGACACAGCGGACGCCTAGTACTGCCAGCGCCAAAACACATGCTCGTGTGCTGAGCATGGACGGGGCGGGGGGTGATGTCCTGAGGGCCCCCCTGGCTGGCTCCAAGGCTGAGTTGGAGGCCCAGGCTGGGGTGGAGCTGGCTGCCGGTGAACCCACTGTGCTGTCTGCCGAGGCCCGCCGGGGACTTGCTGCCAACCAGCCTGGTTGGCGGGGGGAGCTACAAGAGGAAGGTGCTGTGGGGGGAG CAGCTGAGGAGACTGGCAAGAGGGACCACTCGAGCAATGTGAGGCGGACCCAGGCCATCCGGAGGCGCCACAACGCAGGCAGTAACCCCACTCCTCCAGCATCTGTCATGGGCTCACCCCCTAG CAGCCTGCACGAGTCTCAGCGCGGCCGAGCTGCCTCCCATTCCCGGGCACTgacactgccctctgccctgcacTTCGCCTCCTCACTGCTGCTCACTCGGGCCGGAGCCAATGTGCACGAGGCCTGCACTTTTGACGACACCTCTGAGGGGGCTGTGCACTACTTCTACGATGAGAGCG GCGTGCGGCGTTCCTATACCTTCGGGCTGGCTGGAGGCGGCTATGAGAACCCTGTAGGACAGCAAGGGGAGCAGGCAGCCAACGGGGCCTG GGACCGTCACTCACATTCCTCCAGCTTCCACTCAGCTGACGTCCCTGAGGTGGCTGGTGGCCTGAACCTGCTACAGCCGAGGCCCGTGGTTCTGCAAGGCATGCAGGTGCGCCGCGTGCCTCTGGAGATCCCGGAG TTTGACCTGCTGGACCAGGACTCCCTGCACGAATCCCAGGAGCAGACACTGATGGAGGAGGCGCCCCCCCGTGCCCAGCACAGCTACAAGTACTGGCTTCTTCCTGGCCGCTGGACCTCTGTGCGCTACGAGCGGCTCGCCCTACTGGCCCTGCTGGACCG GACGCGGGGGCTGCTGGAGAACGTCCTCGGTGTCGGCCTGAGCAGCCTGGTTGCATTCTTGGGCTACCTGTTGCTGCTTAAGGGCTTTTTCACCGACATCTGGGTCTTCCAGTTCTGCCTGGTCATCGCCTCCTGCCAGTATTCACTGCTGAAG AGTGTCCAGCCTGACGCGGCCTCTCCCATGCAC GGCCACAACTGGGTGATCGCGTACAGCCGCCCGGTCTACTTCTGCATCTGCTGCCTGCTCATCTGGCTGCTGGACGCCCTCGGCTCGGCTCAGCCCTTCCCGCCCATCTCCCTGTACGGCCTCACgctcttctctgcctccttcttcttctgTGCTCGTGACGTGGCCACCG TGTTCACCTTGTGCTTCCCGTTCGTCTTTCTCCTGGGCCTCCTGCCCCAAGTCAACACCTGCCTCATGTACCTGCTGGAGCAGATAGATATGCATGGCTTTGGGGGGACAG CCGCCACCAGCCCACTCACTGCGGTCTTCAGCCTCTCCCGCAGCCTCCTGGCTGCTGCCCTGCTTTATGGCTTCTGCCTGGGGGCCATCAAG GCTCCTTGGCCGGAGCAGCACGTGCCAGTCCTCTTCTCAGTCTTCTGTGGCCTCCTGGTGGCATTGTCCTACCATCTGAGCCGGCAGAGCAGTGACCCCACTGTGCTCTG gtcccTGATCCGGAGCAAGCTCTTCCCTGAGCTGGAGGAGCGGAGTTTGGAGACAGCCCGGGCTGAGCCCCCAGACCCACTGCCAGAGAAGATGCGCCAGTCGGTG CGAGAGGTCCTGCACTCTGACCTGGTGATGTGTGTAGTGATCGCCGTGCTAACCTTTGCCATCAGCGCCAGCACTGTCTTCATTGCCCTGAAG TCGGTGCTGGGGTTCGTTTTGTACGCACTGGCTGGGGCCGTGGGCTTCTTCACACATTACCTGCTGCCACAACTCCGCAAACAGCTGCCCTGGTTCTGCCTGTCGCAGCCCGTGCTGAGGCCGCTGGAGTACAGCCAGTACGAAGTGCGTG GCGCTGCCCAGGTGATGTGGTTTGAGAAGCTGTACGCTGGCCTACAGTGTGTGGAGAGGTACCTCATTTACCCTGCGGTGGTGCTCAACGCCCTCACAGTGGACGCCCACACTGTCGTCAGCCACCCGGACAAGTTCTGCCTCTA CTGCCGGGCGCTGCTGATGACTGTGGCCGGCCTGAAGCTGCTGCGTTCGGCCTTCTGCTGTCCGCCCCAGCAGTATCTGACCTTGGCTTTCACGGTCCTGCTCTTCCATTTCGACTACCCGCGCCTCTCCCAGGGCTTTCTGCTAGACTACTTCCTCATGTCCCTGCTCTGCAGCAAG CTGTGGGACCTGCTGTACAAGCTGCGGTTCGTGCTGACCTACATTGCGCCCTGGCAGATCACGTGGGGCTCGGCTTTCCACGCCTTTGCCCAGCCCTTCGCCGTGCCAC ACTCTGCCATGCTGTTCATTCAAGCCCTGCTCTCCGCGCTCTTCTCCACGCCGCTCAACCCCCTGCTGGGCAGTGCCGTCTTTATCATGTCCTATGCGCGGCCCCTGAAGTTCTGGGAGCGCGACTACAA CACTAAACGTGTGGATCATTCCAACACCCGCCTGGTCACACAGCTGGACCGGAACCCTG GCGCTGATGACAACAACCTCAACTCCATCTTCTATGAGCACTTGACACGCTCGCTGCAGCACACGTTGTGTGGGGACCTGGTGCTGGGCCGCTGGGGCAACTATGGCCCCGGTGACTGCTTCGTCCTGGCCTCCGACTACCTCAACGCCCTGGTGCACCTCATCGAGGTTGGCAATGGCCTTGTCACCTTCCAGCTGCGTGGCCTTGAGTTTCGGG GTACGTACTGCCAGCAGCGCGAGGTGGAGGCCATCACGGAGGGTGTGGAGGAGGACgagggctgctgctgctgtgagCCTGGCCACCTGCCACGGGTCCTGTCCTTCAACGCTGCCTTTGGGCAGCGCTGGCTGGCCTGGGAGGTGACGGCCAGCAAGTACGTGCTGGAGGGTTACAGCATCAGTGACAACAACGCAGCCTCCATGCTGCAGGTCTTTGACCTCCGCAAGATTCTCATCACCTACTATGTCAAG AGCATCATCTACTACGTGAGCCGCTCACCAAAGCTGGAGGCGTGGCTGAGCCACGAGGGCATCTCGGGGGCCCTGCAGCCTGTTCGGGCGCCTGGCTATGCTGACTCGGACCCCACCTTCTCCCTGAGTGTGGATGAGGACTATGACCTTCGCCTCTCCGGCCTCTCGCTGCCCTCCTTCTGCGCGGTGCACCTTGAATGGATCCAGTACTGTGCCTCCCGGCGCAGCCAG CCCGTGGATCAGGATTGGAATTCACCGCTGGTCACTCTGTGTTTTGGCCTGTGTGTGCTGGGCCGCCGGGCCCTGGGGACAGCCTCGCATAGCATGTCTGCCAG CCTGGAGCCCTTCCTCTACGGCCTGCATGCCCTGTTCAAGGGGGACTTCCGCATCACATCCCCACGGGACGAGTGGGTCTTTGCTGATATGGACCTGCTTCATCGCGTGGTGGCGCCTGGGGTTCGCATGGCCCTCAAGCTTCACCAG GACCACTTCACATCGCCAGATGAGTACGAGGAGCCTGCCGCCCTGTACGATGCCATCGCAGCCAACGAGGAGCGGCTGGTCATCTCCCACGAGGGCGACCCGGCCTGGCGCAGCGCCATCCTCAGCAACACGCCCTCACTGCTGGCGCTGCGCCATGTCCTGGATGACGCCTCTGACGAGTACAAGATCATCATGCTCAACCGGCGTCACCTGAGCTTCCGAGTCATCAAG GTGAACCGAGAGTGTGTGCGTGGCCTGTGGGCCGGGCAGCAGCAGGAGTTGGTGTTCCTGCGCAACCGTAACCCAGAGCGGGGCAGTATCCAGAACGCCAAGCAGGCGCTCCGCAACATGATCAATTCCTCCTGTGACCAGCCGCTCGGCTACCCCATCTACGTGTCACCCCTCACCACCTCACTGGCTGGCAGCCACCCCCAGCTGCGGGCACTGTGGGGTGGCCCCATCAGCCTGGGCGCCATTGCCCGCTGGCTTCTGCACAGCTGGGAGAG GCTTCATAAGGGCTGTGGTGCTGGTTGCAATAGTGGTGGGAACGTGGATGACTCCGACTGTGGTGGAGGCGGTGGCCTGACCTCCCTCAACAATAACCCCCCACTGGCACATGCTACACCTGAGAACACAGCAG GCAGTGGCGACCAGTCTCTCCCACCAGGCACTGGCTGGGGCCCAAGGCCCTCCCTTAGCAGTTCTGGTGATGGGCGCCCCCCGTCTTTGCCACAGTGGCCGCCCCCTCGGCTCCCTGGACTCCCCCCTGCTTCACCAGCTTCCGCTGAGGGTCCCCGGCCCTCAAGGGCGCCTGGGCCTGGTCTCCTCTGTTCTGAGGGTCCCAGTGGAAAGTGGAGCCTTGGGGGTCGGAAGGGACTGGGGGGATCTGAGGGGGAGCCAGCCTCAGGGAGCCCCAAAGGAGGCACCCCCAAATCTCAG gTGCCCCTAGACCTCAGCCTCAGCCTGGACATCAGCACCAATACCTCAGCCCCCAGAGCCGCCCAGGACACTCCTGGCTTGGACAGCAGTGCTCCTGAGAGTGACACCCCCACAGAGGCCCCGGGTGACTGGCCTGCCCCTGCTGAGGAACGCGAGAGCCCAGCCGCCCAGCCCCTTCTGGACCATCAGTACTGA